The Amblyomma americanum isolate KBUSLIRL-KWMA chromosome 3, ASM5285725v1, whole genome shotgun sequence genome window below encodes:
- the LOC144126382 gene encoding protein GVQW3-like, with protein MAERLEQRYCIEFCQKLGDSQVETIRNIQMASGDDAMGSTQIKQWYNRFKDSRTSVESEPRSGRPSTCRNDQVIAEVSAVVMRDCHVTIREIAEEVGFSTFSAHCIITKDSAMKRVAAKFVPKLLTVEQKQLCVEVSQYMLDSTNSDPDFMNTIITGDKSWVYRYDPETKSQSSQWKHSMSPRPKKVRQVCSKRRSDADCFL; from the coding sequence ATGGCGGAGCGACTGGAGCAGCGCTACTGCATCGAATTTTGCCAGAAACTGGGCGACAGCCAAGTGGAAACCATTCGGAATATTCAGATGGCTTCTGGTGACgatgctatgggcagcacacaGATCAAGCAGTGGTACAACCGGTTTAAAGACAGCCGCACATCGGTGGAGAGCGAGCCACGCTCCGGTCGGCCATCAACATGCCGAAATGACCAGGTCATTGCCGAAGTGAGTGCTGTGGTGATGCGGGATTGTCATGTGACTATCCGAGAAATTGCGGAAGAGGTGGGCTTCAGCACTTTTTCTGCACATTGCATTATCACCAAAGATTCGGCCATGAAGAGAGTTGCGGCGAAATTCGTGCCGAAGCTGCTCACGGTGGAGCAAAAACAACTTTGTGTAGAAGTCTCACAGTACATGCTGGATTCCACAAACAGTGACCCCGACTTCATGAACACCATAATCACTGGTGACAAGTCTTGGGTGTATAGGTACGACCCAGAAACCAAATCCCAGTCGTCACAGTGGAAGCATTCCATGTCACCAAGACCAAAGAAGGTCCGCCAAGTGTGCAGCAAACGACGAAGTGAtgctgactgctttctttga